In Mustela nigripes isolate SB6536 chromosome 2, MUSNIG.SB6536, whole genome shotgun sequence, a single window of DNA contains:
- the ACKR2 gene encoding atypical chemokine receptor 2 — protein MASTTSPLPPTTEVASSENSSSFYDYEYYLDQVAFMLCRKDEVVAFGKIFLPIFYSLIFVLGLGGNLLLLVVLLRYIPRRRMTEVYLLNLAISNLLFVVTLPFWGISVAWHWVFGNFLCKMVSTLYTINFYSGIFFISCMSLDKYLEIVHAQPHHRLRTRAKSLLLAATVWAVALAVSIPDMVFVQTHENPTGVWNCYADFGGHATIWKLFLRFQQNLLGFLLPLLVMIFFYSRIGCVLVRLRPPGQGRALRIVIALVVAFFVLWFPYNLTLFLHSLLDLQIFGECEVAKQLDYALQVTESIAFLHCCFTPILYAFSSRHFRQYLKAFLITVLRRHQAPGPAQALLSSCSESSRLTAQEEMTGMNDLGERQAELSPSKSDMGGN, from the coding sequence ATGGcttccaccacctcccctctgccgCCCACCACCGAGGTTGCAAGTTCTGAGAACAGCAGCTCCTTCTATGACTATGAGTACTACCTGGACCAGGTGGCTTTCATGCTCTGCAGGAAGGATGAGGTGGTAGCCTTTGGCAAGATCTTCCTGCCAATCTTCTACAGCCTGATCTTTGTGCTGGGTTTGGGCGGGAACCTCCTCCTTCTAGTGGTCTTGCTTCGGTATATACCTCGCAGGCGGATGACTGAGGTCTATCTGCTGAACCTGGCCATCTCCAACCTCCTGTTTGTGGTGACACTGCCTTTCTGGGGCATTTCCGTGGCCTGGCATTGGGTCTTTGGGAATTTCTTGTGCAAGATGGTGAGCACCCTCTACACCATCAACTTCTACAGTGGCATCTTCTTCATTAGCTGCATGAGTCTGGACAAGTACCTGGAGATTGTCCATGCTCAGCCCCACCACAGGCTGAGAACCCGGGCCAAAAGCCTGCTCCTGGCTGCCACGGTATGGGCTGTGGCCCTGGCCGTCTCCATCCCTGACATGGTCTTTGTGCAGACACATGAAAACCCCACAGGTGTGTGGAACTGCTATGCAGATTTTGGGGGTCATGCGACCATCTGGAAGCTCTTCCTGCGTTTCCAGCAGAACCTCCTGGGGTTTCTCCTTCCGCTCCTTGTCATGATCTTCTTCTACTCCCGCATAGGCTGTGTCCTGGTCAGGCTGAGGCCCCCAGGCCAGGGCCGGGCTCTAAGGATCGTCATAGCGCTGGTGGTGGCCTTCTTTGTGCTGTGGTTCCCGTACAACCTCACCTTGTTTCTGCACTCACTGCTGGACCTGCAAATCTTTGGGGAATGTGAGGTTGCCAAGCAGCTAGACTATGCTCTGCAGGTGACCGAGAGCATCGCTTTCCTTCACTGCTGCTTCACCCCCATTCTCTACGCTTTCTCCAGCCGCCACTTCCGCCAGTACCTGAAAGCTTTCCTCATCACTGTGCTCAGGCGTCATCAGGCACCTGGCCCAGCACAGGCCCTACTGTCCAGCTGCTCTGAGAGTAGCAGGCTCACAGCCCAAGAAGAAATGACCGGCATGAATGACCtcggggagaggcaggctgagctCTCCCCCAGCAAGAGTGATATGGGGGGAAATTAA
- the LOC132011721 gene encoding 5-beta-cholestane-3-alpha,7-alpha-diol 12-alpha-hydroxylase → MVFWGLVLGALLVFTVGFLCLLGLPRQRRPQEPPLDKGPIPWLGHAMAFRKNMFEFLKHMWAKHGDVFTVQLGGQYFTFVMDPLSFGPILKDAQRKLDFVEYAEKLVLKVFGYQSAQGDYRMIHSASTKYLMGDGLAELNKTMLHGLSLVMLRPMSHSPDASCWHEDGLFHFCYNILFKAGYLSLFGYTKDQEQDLRQAEELFVQFRKFDRLFPRFVYSLLGPREWLQVGQLQRLFYRTLSVQQNLEKNGISSWISYMLQYLREQGVAPAMQDKFNFMMLWASQGNTGPISFWALLFLLKHPEAMQAVKEEATQVLGEAKLKARQSFDFDVSILHRTPVLDSVLEETLRLGAAPTLLRVVHGDHVLKMANGQEYQLRHGDTVALFPYLSVHMDPDIHPEPTAFKYDRFLDSSGSRKVDFYKAGKKIHHYTMPWGSGVSICPGRFLAINEMKLFVLIMVTYFDMELVDPDTPVPPVDPRRWGFGTMQPSHEVPFRYRLRPIN, encoded by the coding sequence ATGGTGTTCTGGGGTCTGGTGCTCGGAGCCCTGTTGGTGTTCACCGTGGGGTTCCTGTGTCTGCTGGGGCTACCCCGGCAACGCAGGCCCCAGGAGCCCCCTCTGGATAAAGGCCCTATACCCTGGCTGGGCCATGCCATGGCTTTCCGGAAGAATATGTTTGAATTCCTGAAGCACATGTGGGCCAAGCATGGAGATGTGTTCACAGTGCAGCTAGGTGGCCAGTACTTTACCTTTGTCATGGACCCCCTCTCCTTTGGCCCCATCCTCAAGGATGCACAGAGAAAACTAGACTTTGTGGAGTATGCAGAAAAACTGGTGCTAAAGGTATTTGGGTACCAGTCGGCGCAAGGAGACTACCGGATGATACACTCAGCCAGCACCAAATACCTCATGGGGGATGGCTTGGCAGAGCTCAACAAAACCATGCTGCACGGGCTGTCCCTGGTCATGCTGCGGCCCATGAGCCACAGTCCGGATGCTAGTTGCTGGCATGAAGACGGCCTCTTCCACTTCTGCTACAACATCTTGTTCAAGGCTGGCTACCTGAGCTTATTCGGTTATACAAAGGACCAGGAGCAGGACTTGAGACAGGCCGAGGAGTTGTTTGTCCAGTTCCGCAAGTTTGACCGCTTGTTCCCCAGGTTTGTTTATTCCTTGCTGGGGCCCCGGGAGTGGCTACAAGTGGGCCAGCTCCAGCGTCTCTTCTACAGGACACTGTCCGTGCAGCAAAACTTGGAAAAGAATGGCATCAGCAGCTGGATATCCTACATGCTTCAGTATCTGAGGGAGCAGGGAGTAGCCCCAGCCATGCAGGACAAGTTCAACTTCATGATGCTCTGGGCCTCCCAGGGGAACACGGGCCCCATCTCTTTCTGGGCACTCTTGTTCCTGCTAAAGCACCCAGAAGCCATGCAGGCTGTGAAGGAGGAGGCCACCCAAGTCCTGGGGGAGGCCAAGCTGAAGGCCAGGCAGTCCTTCGACTTTGACGTCAGCATCCTACACCGCACTCCAGTGCTGGACAGTGTGTTGGAGGAGACGCTGCGCCTGGGGGCTGCGCCCACCCTCCTGAGGGTGGTACACGGTGACCACGTCCTGAAGATGGCCAACGGACAGGAGTACCAGCTCCGACATGGAGACACTGTGGCCCTTTTCCCCTATCTTTCAGTGCACATGGACCCTGACATCCACCCGGAGCCCACTGCCTTCAAGTATGATCGCTTCCTCGACTCCAGTGGTAGCCGCAAAGTGGACTTCTACAAAGCCGGCAAGAAGATCCACCACTATACCATGCCTTGGGGCTCAGGTGTCTCCATCTGCCCTGGAAGGTTCTTAGCCATCAATGAGATGAAGCTCTTTGTCCTGATCATGGTCACGTACTTTGACATGGAGCTCGTGGACCCTGACACACCTGTGCCACCTGTGGACCCCCGCCGCTGGGGCTTTGGCACCATGCAGCCCAGCCACGAGGTGCCCTTCCGTTACCGCCTGCGACCTATCAACTGA